The Mustela erminea isolate mMusErm1 chromosome 6, mMusErm1.Pri, whole genome shotgun sequence genome includes a region encoding these proteins:
- the LOC116593905 gene encoding transmembrane protein 198-like isoform X2, which translates to MEEALLPLAMTSDPRPFNQQLPEPPDPRCALEPQDNPELAPALVCALCCCFGIIYCCFGYRCFKAVMFLSGLLSGALVIFLLCHKERVLETQLSLEVSAGIALGIGLLCGLVTMLVRSVGLFLTGLLLGLTLGAGALLGTEPIYQPPSAWVPAGGLVGLALLGALLTLRWPRPFTVLGTALLGAAVLVACADYFLEGLALGSRLGQRLQALPALPPLCWYSWVLLGTWPALGALGALAQWKLMDEEHGGHANVVLSHQRRHLQLLRIRQQEAKLHRTSAGVGLCEGSYRRQLPPNTRSPADSLAPSYLQSLRERQLGPGPQATAPHTILDLDSDCGSTVPLTTPSGSTRT; encoded by the exons ATGGAGGAAGCCCTGTTGCCCCTGGCCATGACTTCTGACCCCAGGCCCTTTAATCAACaactcccagagcctccagaccCAAGATGTGCCTTGGAACCCCAGGACAATCCTGAACTGGCACCCGCCCTGGTGTGTGCTCTTTGCTGCTGCTTTGGAATCATCTACTGCTGCTTCG gcTACCGCTGCTTCAAGGCAGTAATGTTTCTCTCGGGCCTGTTGTCGGGAGCTCTGGTGATCTTCCTGCTGTGCCACAAGGAGCGAGTGCTAGAGACACAGCTGAGCCTGGAGGTGAGCGCGGGCATTGCGCTGGGCATCGGACTCCTCTGTGGCCTGGTCACCATGTTGGTTCGCAGCGTTGGGCTCTTCCTGACTGGTCTCCTGCTAGGCCTGACCCTGGGTGCCGGggccctgctgggcacagagcccatcTACCAACCACCTTCAGCCTGGGTGCCAGCTGGGGGGTTGGTGGGGCTGGCACTCCTGGGAGCCCTGCTCACGCTTCGGTGGCCACGTCCATTCACAGTTCTGGGCACAGCCCTGCTGGGTGCTGCAGTGCTGGTGGCCTGTGCTGACTACTTCCTAGAGGGGCTGGCACTGGGCAGTCGGCTGGGCCAACGCTTGCAGGCACTTCCAGCCTTGCCTCCTCTCTGCTGGTATAGCTGGGTCTTGCTGGGCACCTGGCCAGCCCTGGGGGCCCTTGGGGCCCTGGCCCAGTGGAAGCTCATGGATGAGGAACATGGAGGCCACGCCAATG TGGTCTTGAGCCACCAGCGAAGGCATCTTCAACTCCTTCGGATCCGCCAGCAAGAGGCCAAGTTGCACCGGACATCCGCTGGGGTGGGGCTCTGTGAAGGCAGCTACCGGCGCCAGCTTCCCCCCAATACCCGGAGCCCCGCTGATAGTCTGGCTCcc AGTTATCTCCAGAGCCTTCGAGAGCGCCAACTGGGACCAGGCCCCCAGGCCACAGCCCCCCACACCATCCTGGACCTGGATTCTGACTGTGGTTCCACTGTACCCCTCACCACACCTTCTGGTTCCACCCGGACCTGA
- the DNAJC14 gene encoding dnaJ homolog subfamily C member 14, whose translation MAQKHPGERGLCGAHHSGGASFRTLGSSVDPEILSFSGLRDSAGPAPNGTRCLTEHSSPKYTQPPNPAHWSDPRHGPPRGPGPPRDGEDPDQSEASSEEESGVDQELSRENEAGYQEDGNPSFLSVPSACNCQGIPGIPEGPYSEGGDSSSSNFCHHCTSPVLGEDEELEEEYDGEEPLKFPSDFSRAPSGKKPSRRQRHRIPAKEDTREGGRRDPRSPGRHRLGRKRSQADKRKGLGLWGAEELCQLGQAGFWWLIELLVLVGEYVETCGHLIYACRQLKGSDLDLFRVWLGIWAGRLGGWAQVTFQFLSQGCCYGAGLLTRFLRLLGALLLLALALLLGCLQLGWRFLAGLGDRLGWRGKATWLFSWLDFPTLQRCLILLRDSRPWQQLVKMFQWGWLELPWVKPRTNRQGNAPVASGRYCQPEEEVARLLTMAGVPEDELNPFHVLGVEATASDVELKKAYRQLAVMVHPDKNHHPRAEEAFKVLRAAWDIVSNPERRKEYEMKRMAETELSRSVNEFLSKLQDDLKEAMNTMMCSRCQGKHRRFEMDREPKSARYCAECNRLHPAEEGDFWAESSMLGLKITYFALMDGKVYDITEWAGCQRVGISPDTHRVPYHISFGSRIPGTSGRQRATPDAPPADLQDFLSRIFQVPPSQMSNGNFFAAPQPGPGATAASKPNSTVPKGEAKPKRRKKVRRPFQR comes from the exons ATGGCCCAGAAGCACCCGGGAGAAAGAGGGTTGTGTGGAGCCCACCACAGTGGTGGTGCCTCCTTCAGGACTTTAGGATCCTCTGTGGACCCTGAAATACTTTCATTCTCAGGACTCAGGGACTCAGCGGGGCCTGCTCCTAATGGTACCCGCTGCCTCACAGAGCACTCTAGTCCTAAGTACACACAGCCCCCAAACCCAGCCCACTGGTCGGATCCACGCCATGGCCCCCCAAGGGGTCCAGGACCCCCAAGGGATGGAGAGGACCCTGATCAGAGTGAGGCATCTTCAGAAGAAGAATCAGGAGTGGACCAGGAACTCTCAAGAGAGAATGAGGCTGGGTACCAGGAGGATGGcaacccttcttttctttccgTTCCATCTGCTTGCAACTGCCAGGGAATCCCTGGAATCCCTGAAGGGCCTTACTCTGAGGGAGGAGATAGCTCTTCTAGCAACTTTTGTCACCATTGTACCTCTCCAGTTTTGGGGGAAGATGAAGAGTTGGAAGAGGAATATGATGGTGAGGAACCGCTTAAGTTCCCCAGTGATTTTTCACGTGCGCCCAGTGGGAAGAAACCATCCCGGAGACAGCGGCACCGCATCCCGGCCAAGGAGGATACTCGGGAGGGTGGACGCAGAGATCCCAGGTCCCCTGGCCGACATAGGCTGGGCCGGAAAAGAAGTCAGGCAGATAAGCGCAAAGGCCTGGGATTATGGGGAGCAGAGGAACTGTGTCAGCTTGGGCAGGCAGGCTTCTGGTGGCTGATTGAACTGCTGGTATTGGTGGGAGAGTACGTGGAGACTTGTGGCCATCTCATCTATGCATGCAGGCAGCTGAAAGGCAGCGATCTGGACCTTTTTCGAGTCTGGTTGGGAATCTGGGCAGGGCGGCTGGGAGGCTGGGCCCAGGTAACGTTCCAGTTTCTGAGCCAAGGATGTTGCTATGGGGCAGGGCTGTTGACCCGTTTTCTTAGGCTACTAGGTGCTTTGCTGCTTCTGGCTCTGGCCCTCTTGTTGGGCTGTCTACAGTTGGGCTGGCGGTTTCTGGCGGGACTGGGTGACCGGTTGGGCTGGAGGGGTAAAGCCACTTGGCTCTTTTCTTGGCTGGATTTTCCCACCTTGCAGCGTTGCCTGATTCTGCTGAGAGATAGCAGGCCATGGCAGCAGTTGGTAAAAATGTTTCAGTGGGGTTGGCTGGAATTGCCTTGGGTCAAGCCAAGGACTAATAGGCAGGGGAATGCACCTGTAGCTAGTGGTCGCTACTGCCAGCCTGAAGAAGAAGTGGCTCGACTCTTGACCATGGCTGGGGTTCCTGAGGATGAGCTAAACCCTTTCCATGTGTTGGGGGTTGAAGCCACAGCATCAGATGTTGAACTGAAGAAGGCATATAGGCAGCTGGCAGTGATG GTTCATCCTGACAAAAATCATCATCCCCGGGCAGAGGAGGCCTTCAAGGTTTTGCGGGCAGCTTGGGACATTGTCAGCAACCCTGAAAGGCGGAAGGAATATGAAAT GAAACGAATGGCAGAGACTGAGCTGAGCCGGTCAGTGAATGAGTTTCTGTCCAAGCTGCAGGATGACCTCAAAGAGGCAATGAATACTATGATGTGCAGTCGATGCCAGGGAAAGCATAG GAGGTTTGAAATGGACCGGGAACCTAAGAGTGCCAGATACTGTGCTGAGTGTAATAGACTGCatcctgctgaggaaggagactTTTGGGCAGAGTCAAGCATGTTGGGCCTCAAGATCACCTATTTTGCACTGATGGATGGAAAAGTGTATGACATCACAG AGTGGGCTGGATGCCAGCGTGTGGGAATCTCCCCAGATACTCACAGAGTCCCCTATCACATCTCCTTTGGTTCTCGGATTCCAGGCACCAGTGGGCGGCAGAG aGCAACCCCAGATGCCCCTCCTGCTGACCTTCAGGATTTCTTGAGCCGGATATTTCAAGTACCCCCAAGCCAGATGTCCAATGGGAACTTCTTTGCAGCTCctcagcctggccctggggccACTGCAGCCTCTAAGCCCAACAGCACAGTACCCAAGGGAGAAGCCAAACCGAAGCGGCGGAAGAAAGTGAGGAGGCCCTTCCAACGTTGA
- the ORMDL2 gene encoding ORM1-like protein 2 isoform X2 has product MGGGSADSVPRIGRAQMGEGVCFLDTTGVEANATLRVGRASEASSIPFFSIPVVWTLTNVIHNLAMYVFLHMVKGTPFETPDQGKARLLTHWEQMDYGLQFTSSRKFLSISPIILYLLASFYTKYDAAHFLINTASLLSVLLPKLPQFHGVRLFGINKY; this is encoded by the exons ATGGGTGGCGGCAGCGCCGATTCTGTTCCACGAATAGGGAGAGCGCAGATGGGCGAGGGCGTGTGCTTCCTGGACACCACAGGTGTGGAAGCGAACGCCACTCTTCGAGTCGGACGGGCTTCTGAAGCCAGCAG CATCCCCTTCTTCAGCATTCCTGTTGTCTGGACCCTGACCAACGTCATCCATAACTTG gcTATGTATGTCTTCTTACATATGGTGAAAGGGACACCTTTTGAGACCCCTGACCAAGGAAAGGCTCGGCTACTGACCCACTGGGAACAGATGGACTACGGGCTCCAATTTACCTCTTCCCGCAAATTCCTCAGCATCTCTCCTATCATACT ctACCTCCTGGCCAGCTTCTACACCAAGTATGATGCTGCTCACTTCCTCATCAACACAGCCTCGTTGCTCAGCGTACTGCTGCCTAAGTTACCCCAATTCCATGGGGTTCGACTCTTTGGCATCAACAAATACtga
- the LOC116593905 gene encoding transmembrane protein 198-like isoform X1: MEEALLPLAMTSDPRPFNQQLPEPPDPRCALEPQDNPELAPALVCALCCCFGIIYCCFGYRCFKAVMFLSGLLSGALVIFLLCHKERVLETQLSLEVSAGIALGIGLLCGLVTMLVRSVGLFLTGLLLGLTLGAGALLGTEPIYQPPSAWVPAGGLVGLALLGALLTLRWPRPFTVLGTALLGAAVLVACADYFLEGLALGSRLGQRLQALPALPPLCWYSWVLLGTWPALGALGALAQWKLMDEEHGGHANAVVLSHQRRHLQLLRIRQQEAKLHRTSAGVGLCEGSYRRQLPPNTRSPADSLAPSYLQSLRERQLGPGPQATAPHTILDLDSDCGSTVPLTTPSGSTRT, encoded by the exons ATGGAGGAAGCCCTGTTGCCCCTGGCCATGACTTCTGACCCCAGGCCCTTTAATCAACaactcccagagcctccagaccCAAGATGTGCCTTGGAACCCCAGGACAATCCTGAACTGGCACCCGCCCTGGTGTGTGCTCTTTGCTGCTGCTTTGGAATCATCTACTGCTGCTTCG gcTACCGCTGCTTCAAGGCAGTAATGTTTCTCTCGGGCCTGTTGTCGGGAGCTCTGGTGATCTTCCTGCTGTGCCACAAGGAGCGAGTGCTAGAGACACAGCTGAGCCTGGAGGTGAGCGCGGGCATTGCGCTGGGCATCGGACTCCTCTGTGGCCTGGTCACCATGTTGGTTCGCAGCGTTGGGCTCTTCCTGACTGGTCTCCTGCTAGGCCTGACCCTGGGTGCCGGggccctgctgggcacagagcccatcTACCAACCACCTTCAGCCTGGGTGCCAGCTGGGGGGTTGGTGGGGCTGGCACTCCTGGGAGCCCTGCTCACGCTTCGGTGGCCACGTCCATTCACAGTTCTGGGCACAGCCCTGCTGGGTGCTGCAGTGCTGGTGGCCTGTGCTGACTACTTCCTAGAGGGGCTGGCACTGGGCAGTCGGCTGGGCCAACGCTTGCAGGCACTTCCAGCCTTGCCTCCTCTCTGCTGGTATAGCTGGGTCTTGCTGGGCACCTGGCCAGCCCTGGGGGCCCTTGGGGCCCTGGCCCAGTGGAAGCTCATGGATGAGGAACATGGAGGCCACGCCAATG CAGTGGTCTTGAGCCACCAGCGAAGGCATCTTCAACTCCTTCGGATCCGCCAGCAAGAGGCCAAGTTGCACCGGACATCCGCTGGGGTGGGGCTCTGTGAAGGCAGCTACCGGCGCCAGCTTCCCCCCAATACCCGGAGCCCCGCTGATAGTCTGGCTCcc AGTTATCTCCAGAGCCTTCGAGAGCGCCAACTGGGACCAGGCCCCCAGGCCACAGCCCCCCACACCATCCTGGACCTGGATTCTGACTGTGGTTCCACTGTACCCCTCACCACACCTTCTGGTTCCACCCGGACCTGA
- the ORMDL2 gene encoding ORM1-like protein 2 isoform X1 → MGGGSADSVPRIGRAQMGEGVCFLDTTGVEANATLRVGRASEASRMNVGVAHSEVNPNTRVMNSRGIWLAYIILVGLLHVVLLSIPFFSIPVVWTLTNVIHNLAMYVFLHMVKGTPFETPDQGKARLLTHWEQMDYGLQFTSSRKFLSISPIILYLLASFYTKYDAAHFLINTASLLSVLLPKLPQFHGVRLFGINKY, encoded by the exons ATGGGTGGCGGCAGCGCCGATTCTGTTCCACGAATAGGGAGAGCGCAGATGGGCGAGGGCGTGTGCTTCCTGGACACCACAGGTGTGGAAGCGAACGCCACTCTTCGAGTCGGACGGGCTTCTGAAGCCAGCAG GATGAATGTGGGGGTGGCACATAGCGAAGTAAACCCCAACACTCGAGTGATGAATAGCCGGGGCATCTGGCTGGCCTACATCATCTTGGTAGGATTGCTGCATGTGGTTCTTCTCAGCATCCCCTTCTTCAGCATTCCTGTTGTCTGGACCCTGACCAACGTCATCCATAACTTG gcTATGTATGTCTTCTTACATATGGTGAAAGGGACACCTTTTGAGACCCCTGACCAAGGAAAGGCTCGGCTACTGACCCACTGGGAACAGATGGACTACGGGCTCCAATTTACCTCTTCCCGCAAATTCCTCAGCATCTCTCCTATCATACT ctACCTCCTGGCCAGCTTCTACACCAAGTATGATGCTGCTCACTTCCTCATCAACACAGCCTCGTTGCTCAGCGTACTGCTGCCTAAGTTACCCCAATTCCATGGGGTTCGACTCTTTGGCATCAACAAATACtga
- the LOC116593905 gene encoding transmembrane protein 198-like isoform X3 — translation MFLSGLLSGALVIFLLCHKERVLETQLSLEVSAGIALGIGLLCGLVTMLVRSVGLFLTGLLLGLTLGAGALLGTEPIYQPPSAWVPAGGLVGLALLGALLTLRWPRPFTVLGTALLGAAVLVACADYFLEGLALGSRLGQRLQALPALPPLCWYSWVLLGTWPALGALGALAQWKLMDEEHGGHANAVVLSHQRRHLQLLRIRQQEAKLHRTSAGVGLCEGSYRRQLPPNTRSPADSLAPSYLQSLRERQLGPGPQATAPHTILDLDSDCGSTVPLTTPSGSTRT, via the exons ATGTTTCTCTCGGGCCTGTTGTCGGGAGCTCTGGTGATCTTCCTGCTGTGCCACAAGGAGCGAGTGCTAGAGACACAGCTGAGCCTGGAGGTGAGCGCGGGCATTGCGCTGGGCATCGGACTCCTCTGTGGCCTGGTCACCATGTTGGTTCGCAGCGTTGGGCTCTTCCTGACTGGTCTCCTGCTAGGCCTGACCCTGGGTGCCGGggccctgctgggcacagagcccatcTACCAACCACCTTCAGCCTGGGTGCCAGCTGGGGGGTTGGTGGGGCTGGCACTCCTGGGAGCCCTGCTCACGCTTCGGTGGCCACGTCCATTCACAGTTCTGGGCACAGCCCTGCTGGGTGCTGCAGTGCTGGTGGCCTGTGCTGACTACTTCCTAGAGGGGCTGGCACTGGGCAGTCGGCTGGGCCAACGCTTGCAGGCACTTCCAGCCTTGCCTCCTCTCTGCTGGTATAGCTGGGTCTTGCTGGGCACCTGGCCAGCCCTGGGGGCCCTTGGGGCCCTGGCCCAGTGGAAGCTCATGGATGAGGAACATGGAGGCCACGCCAATG CAGTGGTCTTGAGCCACCAGCGAAGGCATCTTCAACTCCTTCGGATCCGCCAGCAAGAGGCCAAGTTGCACCGGACATCCGCTGGGGTGGGGCTCTGTGAAGGCAGCTACCGGCGCCAGCTTCCCCCCAATACCCGGAGCCCCGCTGATAGTCTGGCTCcc AGTTATCTCCAGAGCCTTCGAGAGCGCCAACTGGGACCAGGCCCCCAGGCCACAGCCCCCCACACCATCCTGGACCTGGATTCTGACTGTGGTTCCACTGTACCCCTCACCACACCTTCTGGTTCCACCCGGACCTGA